The Lathyrus oleraceus cultivar Zhongwan6 chromosome 5, CAAS_Psat_ZW6_1.0, whole genome shotgun sequence genome includes the window acaagtccaccatgtgagaacagcttcaacttgctagtgaggggttaaccctataataagcaaggaagacttataattcaatcaactaaggataaataggtgagattaacatcaaccaactaggataaatcaaacctatggctaatgtatgaaaacttagcaagaatggacaaagccacaaaacaattgaatgggtgaagttaattgattatgagtattcacaaaaggagggtcaaagtatgattaagattgattcaaaagaagtattatgaaatggagtttgaaaaagtcaaggacttggggtccaggtttttaatttgaaagcatgaagatgtttgcacaatatttatctcaagttttgaaagcaatgtgtgaaaaggtttaggacaaaatggatgaatggatgaagatggagtgtaaaacttcctagaaggttcacctcttgagatcatatagaagatgattcaagtgtgtcctttggaatagacaatgggcaataacaaacaagcaaaggaagaaagtcaacaaaagcggataccggatgccaatcactggacttataccaatctcctaaaacagaactggatatcagaggccactctatggacttataccaatctcctcaacaaagaaataaaaagtggataccggatgccaatcactggacttataccaatctcctaaaacaaaactggatatcagaggccactctatggacttataccaatctcctcaacaaagcaaacacttggatgtcagatgccaatctatctgggcttactctaacctccaacatatgatcataggaaaacaaatgccaaattacatggacttacaattgcatcctcacatacaacaaacaaatgcatcaagcaaagagaagatgagtggccaatgaaatggtcttatactcacttccatatcataggaacaatggccaatgaatggtcttacaattgtcctcaatgggcaaacaacaaagatatgtcacaaagacaaatgaaatgatcatgcactaatgagcaattaatgatgataaatgcacaaagcatgcaagcagacatgtataactgaactaagtaatcaatcaaacaaagtcattcagcacactctataaccaaacaattaggctcatacaaagggttaggcattgaagccaactggaatagggttactggtgctcttaaccttgacattgagagccaaggtgaagcagatgaaaggatatgaggggtgtgcctcatgctcttatccctggtcagggagagcttcaaatgatagaaggtgtgggagttcagaaagatggaactctctccacaagttagactcgatagatcttgggtttttactcactatgcatcaacacatgtggtgtgagcaaggtgagtgactcacataatagtaggagataggctacatatctcttttgtctatcaattgccttattcaaaggacttttcctgcttgggacaaaagtaaacaagcacaaagcatcgcctcttaaggaggacttcagacagttgcctggccaagtaacaggccaggtcttccagactacatgaagaaaaaggattctacctcaatgcaaatgctatcaagcaaagcaaagcaagttcttaaaagaactgagcaactaatggtacctgaaaccagtcaaacaaaatcagtatacaattcaaactcaaaaccaatataagataaggatcaacagtcaacacaatcagtcaaatgtgcaatgcacaaagctcaaagcatatgatctaagcatcctacaaaacaaacaagttagttcatgataatcaatcaaacttaaTCCACTTGCATAaatctccttaaggcatttgcttcttaacctgaaaagcaaacttaagcatgagaaacaagaccactaggacaagcctagggtcaaaaagagataagaaatccaaaacagcaagtgaaagctatccaaaatcaagttcaaacagttaagaaacaaacccaagtggtttcatgttcatatcattcatcattatcatttcacaaacaaattaggtcaaagcatgtcatatggaacctcaaagaagtcaacagaatgattcaactcaaaaccaatcacaaacatttcaataaatcctcaaataattcatgatcaaacatcatccataacatgataagcataccaaatttcagcttatttggatcaagggaagtaggtcaatgaaaatcagaaagtcaaagcaagttcaagcaaactcatacaaagcatcaaaacatgcaccaacttcaattaatcataaaacagtgacaacacatgataaatgaatgggattaaaaccatgataaacttcaagatgtctacattactcatgccaaatttcacatccatccaattaagcattagaatttcacaaaccaaatacaaacatgtatcacaaaaagtcaacaaatgaccaaacaggggagaaaattccaatcaaataggaaatgccatcaataattccagaaaacttcacatgtattctcaacatccacaagtatattcatgcaaaaatccaggccattttgagttcaataagcatggtaattaaaatcatgaagttggacatgaatggtgtgacacaaattgtcacacctctattcaaaaaaccatatctcatcaaccagcaatgataaaattcacaaactctacaccaaaatcaccatgaacatgtctagtttaagcacaaaaaatttcagaggcattggattaagtatcatcatttcacaagcaaaatggcatggcatacatAAAATGGATACACATGAAtaaaccctagcacatttaaaaatccacacgtgcaaaaaatctggaaaaatcaccataataaactagagatcaataggagcaattcaaaaaaaatcccatcaaagttggacaaatattgaagaacttatgaatttttgaagattgggacacaaaatgaaataaatattgaaataatgaaatgatttaattaaaattaaaaccggcagtggcaattttgtaaatatccggccacttaagtgaaacgccgcgtttcacttaagggcgtgtccTGTTCTGATTCGCTCATGGCAATAAAACAGTGAAATGCATGCAGAAAAACGCCAAACACGATCAAGCCAAATTCTGGGTTtttcaaaattagggtttatgtgctacagttcatcatcatcatttccAGATTTTCAGCCAGAACGAAATGCAACAAAAATCAAAAATCGACATACCATTGTGTTCATCTAACAGAGTACATCAACATTCCAACattcattttcattaattcaaGCTAACAAGGAAGAACTAAGCACAAACACATTTAACCAACAAACTTTAAATCGATGTTTCTTTCTCAATAATCAACCATTTCTCACGATTCAAGTTTCATTGCAATCAGCATGGAGAGATCTCTCTAAAGCACATCATGATTTCAAGAAATAAGAGAGTCGAAAACCAACCTCTTTGGAGATGCAGTGATGAAGCAGTGGTTCTTTGGTTGTGTTGAGCTGAAACAGCGTGCAAAGATGTTCCAAATGATGAATAAGTGAAGAATCGTGGCTCAACAATGCTTGGTGAGGCTCCAAACCCGAACTGCCATGGAAGGAAGCTTCAATGCAACAGTATGGAAATGGCTTTACAGTTGGGAGATGATGCTTGCAAAGGGTTCAAAAATGATGGTAGGTGATGAAACAATGAGCCAGGGCACGAGCTCTTTGAGTTTTTTTCAGAAAAACCAGatgaagaaatgagagagtttttgagagaaaatgTTTGAATCTGATTTGTGAATAGTGGCCAGGGCTTTTTCTGTCTGAAATGTGAAATATATACCCTGATTAATGAAGCTTAAGtttggttaatgaagtggtaatCACATTAGCTCAAATGGAAATGTTTTTGGTTAATTAGTGAAAATCCACTCATGTTGCATGTGCATGTGCTACAGTGCGAAATTGGGCTTAGACATATCCAAAACACAATTTCTGAATATTGGCAATTGGTAGAATGTattggaaatggttaatttgaaaagtcactttttcacctcccttttttaattcaatgcacttgaaaaaaggccattttgattggaagatctttggtgaaatgtgatgaaggatttggatagagcacatcaaatgtgacttgtagcaaaaaacctcactcaatttggccaaatggtttggaagttatctcactttgaagttcaaaaatgtttgagaatgatttgatcataacttgccaaccacacatgagaaatgagtgttcttggactttttggaaatgggagaacaagatattcaactttaatgttagacaaaaattcatttgaagcttgtatgatgaagtaaatttgaggagaagaactttccatttttggcaaattccaattacaggtcaactttctatttctggaaacttcttgtctgacttcaaattcttcactgtggatgtttgacatgttatatgaggcttatatggacatgaatgagatctcccaaaccaattcccaccatcaaatcactgattaaatgcacagttgaccacagttgactttgctagggttttggttgactgagccatgttttgatgaattccaaacccctaccacttgagatctagattcaaaatgatgtcacaactcatatgaactcttgatgaatgattatggtgcccaaattcttcaagaatggccaccatctattgctcaatgactgtttgactgatttgacctagctggcttcatctgcaagtagcatggttagatgacaacattttgtacttttggttaatagacagatgaaaagaaatgatatacaaatgcaacacatgcttggtgatcaagaaccacactcacaagataacccacccacaaggagggaagcaaaggtgcacaaagatccttgaggcaatgatatggtatgatatgatgccatgagggatcttagggacaaaattggggtcttacaagaccgatcaacttatatatgatataagtaatcctaatgcaaagtacggtatatgtgatatactgtttctgtttcattcattcgaacactaaatgattgttttcctttgagcgatcaatggtcatttgcttcggaatccgacattagtatggtgaagcaatgacatgttgatcaatcatactaaatcaacaatcgaggtgtgtttgacggtctgaaattggcgcattagggttggtgacggcgcaagggttgtgccatcaaagagttgtgaatttagggcttttggaacacgtctgttgactgttccaaagtttgttattttggctgcgtgaagctcgtgtgacgagcgtaacaagcgtaacaaactggatgcgtgacggtcgtaacacgcccatgacggtcgtaacaaggacgtgacggtcgtcacatgccttgtgacggtcgtcacactcacattgcctgtgacggtcgtcacacgcctgtgacggtcgtcacactcccagagtcaaaattttggggtttctgttttgtgactacgcaagggttgtgttgatgcaaaacaatgtccatttcaaatgaattgttcattaaaaaatTTGGACTTACTTATGTGAtcggaacccccggctaactctgcgtagtgtgatcggtcgccgaaatttaatttggttttaattaattaaaggaattaaaattaataataataataatgtgattgttattattgccttgttgtgatcagttatggccttagttatcctttatcttgttttgggttttaaatacgacctgcgtgtcgtgcctctccttttgatctcttaatgtaacttcttttctcatctcaatccctcgtatgtaaaacgagtttcttctgtaatgtaatgaagaaagagaagaagacaatgttatgaagaaagagaagaattcaatgtcaaaggaggacaaccttgaagatcaaaggagggcaaccttgaagatcttgcttggagaagcttagatcgttgtaggttatcttaggttctctcattggcttgggagaacaattgtgctaggggccataactgtttcattttgtttgtatgtatgttgatacatgtgaatgtatgttgatgcatgtgagagacgatttatatgataaataagtcggtgagatcataacaattacaattccctcaaattaaatattaagtttatgctttccaagttttaacactcatcaagactagtaatggataatgtaggtttcgcctacgcgaggtgcatgatctatatattagtaaggtgcgatgggataattgtaatatccaactattaaaacaatgggtcaaacttaactaaacaaattataataagattatatatatgtttagaagcaagagttgggaatgatccatatgatggattggaataaggagttattcacccaactgaaattttcgagagttgtatgagatacaattggaaggagttcctacctaaataacctagttttgtgtaatccgcctacgcggacttagaacgaagtgaaatatggatctcgacccactagaaaatcttccaacgggattttccgaatcaaatgatgagggtcatttgttttgaataaaatagtgggagcatgtttaattaaaggcctaattaaatatgtcaatgatacttacATTTTCATTAAcccttatgtagataaccatgacaacaaacacctctaacaacatattccgatcaaaccttgagaaagaaaaattgtctgggacaaattttctggattggtaccgaaacatgaggattgtcctcaaacatgataaagggaaaggcaaggaagttgcaaacccaaacccactattgctgctttgaagcctagtggaagcatagaaaaggaaggcacctgcttccattgcggtaagatcgcacactggaagaggaactgcccaaagtacctggaagataggaagaatggagtagagactccaacttcagatatttttgttattgaaattaatttatctacttcagcatcatgggtattagataccggatgcggttctcacatttgtacaaatgtgcaagaactaaaagggagtagaaaactggcaaaaggtgaagtcgacctacgagttggtaatggagcaaaggttgctgccttagccgtaggaacttatgaattgactttacctagtggtttaataattcagttagagaactgttattatgtaccagcaattagcaggaatattatttccgtttcttgtttggacaagattggtttttcattcatgataaagaacaattgttgctcaatttatttgaatgatatattctatgctactgcacaaatgagcaatggactgtatgtccttgatctcgaaatgcctatatataacattaatactaaaaggatgaaacctaacgagttaaatccaacttacctttggcattgtcgattaggccacataaatgagaaacgcatttccaaactccataaagatggactcttggactcttttgattatgaatcatatgagacatgcagatcttgtttaattggaaagatgacaaagtctccattcacaggaaaagatgaaagagctaatgatcttttggccctcatacatactgatgtatgtggaccactgaacataccagccagaggaggttttcagtacttcatcacattcactgatgatttcagtagatatggttatgtgtatttaatgaaacacaaatcagagtcctttgaaaagttcaaggaattcaagaatgaagtacaaaaccaactaggtaagaatattaaaactcttcgatcagatcgagatggtgagtatttaagcctagagtttgatgaccatctgaaagagtgtgggatcctatcccaacttactcctcctggaacaccccaatggaatggtgtatctgagagaagaaattgaaccctgttagacatggtccgatccatgatgagtcacgccgatcttccaaactccttttggggacatgcactattgacagcagcttacacacttaaccgtaTTCCATCCAAgaaggttgataagacaccatatgagatatggagtggtaagaaaccacatatgtcttacatgaagatttggggttgcgaggtttatgtgaaacgacaaatttcaactaagcttgagcccaaatctgacaaatgcttatttgtggggtatcctaaagaaacaaaagggtattacttctacaatccttctgagggcaaagtatttgtcgctcgaactggagttttcctagaaaaggattttatttccaaaggaaccagtgggaggaaagtagagcttgaagaaattcaagaatcacaaagcatagatacacctatggaggaattagagcaggaaacacaagaagttgtggaagagcaacctgctcaagtagaacaaaaccagcgtaggtcaagcaggatacgtcaactacctgagagatatggatatctcataactgatcaaggtgatgtattactcatggatcaagatgagcctgtgacctacaaagaggccataactggtcccgagtctgagaagtggctagaagccatgaaatctgaaatggattccatgtacacaaaccaagtttggaccttggtagagcctcctttaggagttaaccctataggatgcaagtgggtcttcaaaaagaagactgacatggatggtaaggtacatacctataaggcaagactggttgcaaaaggatataaacaaattcatgggattgactatgatgaaaccttttcaccagttgcaatgcttaaatctgttcggattttacttgctatcgctgcatatcatgattatgaaatatggcagatggatgtcaaaactgctttccttaatggaaatcttcttgaggatgtgtacatgacacagcctgaaggatttgacatgccaaaggaagcccaaaagatatgtaagttacaaagatcaatctatggattgaagcaagcttccagaagctggaatcttcgttttgatgaaatagtaaaacaatatggattcatcaagaacgaagatgagccttgtgtctacaagaaggttaatgggagcatgatcgttttcctggtattatatgtagatgacatattactcattggaaacgatatccctaccctgcaacaagtaaagacttggttggggaaatgcttttctatgaaggacctaggtgaagcagcctatatattaggaatcagaatctatagagatagatcacaaaaactgcttggcctaagtcagagtacatacatagacaaagtgttgagacgctttaatatgcatgattccaagaaaggattcatacctatgcaacatggcatgtgtctatcaaaaacacaatcccctttaactaaggaagaaagggatcgcatgaataagattccatatgcatctgcaataggatctatcatgtatgccatgttatgtactcgaccagatgtctcgtatgctttaagtgcaacgagtaggtaccaatctgatcctggtgatgctcactgggtagttgtcaagaatatccttaagtatttgagaaggactaaggactcattcttgatatatggaggtcaggaagagttggttgtaattggatacaccgatgctagcttccagacagataaggatgactctagatcgcaatctggttatgtgttctgcttaaacggtggcgctgtgagatggaaaagttcaaagcaagacacagttgctgattctacaaccgaggccgagtatattgctgcctcaagtgcagcaaaggaagctgtttggatcaaaaagttcattagtgaacttggcatagttcctagcattgtggatcccattggtctctactgtgataacaatggtgctatcgcacaagccaaggagcctagatctcaccaacgatccaaacacatacttaggtgttatcatctcattcgagagataatagatagaggagatgtgaaaatatgtaaagtacctacacttgacaatatagctgacccactgacaaagcctcttgcacagcagaagcatgatggccatactagatctatgggtattaagggtatgcctgattggctctagtgctagtgggagattgttggtgtaagccctagaggccaatactttcggtacttgtatcgaattatttattaataataaaaagctttttctttattacgtttgtttaataaagtccctagaatagttagtctgtttaatgtgtcaagtatgacttaatcatga containing:
- the LOC127081481 gene encoding secreted RxLR effector protein 161-like, with the protein product MNKIPYASAIGSIMYAMLCTRPDVSYALSATSRYQSDPGDAHWVVVKNILKYLRRTKDSFLIYGGQEELVVIGYTDASFQTDKDDSRSQSGYVFCLNGGAVRWKSSKQDTVADSTTEAEYIAASSAAKENKVVSTFLLVQSFSNRKLCSLSYHALAACFRLYNDFLSLKTKYGFLGFSKPGVGGHALLQ